In the genome of Vicia villosa cultivar HV-30 ecotype Madison, WI linkage group LG7, Vvil1.0, whole genome shotgun sequence, one region contains:
- the LOC131616035 gene encoding abscisic acid and environmental stress-inducible protein-like yields MSSKNVFLILGLLAMVLVISSEVSARELAETATNTKEEVAEKSNEVNDAKYYGGGYGHGGYGHGYGHGYGHGSYGHGGGYGSGGHYGGGGYGHGGGGYGHGGGGYGGGGYGHGGGGYGHGGGGYGHGGGGGYNGGGASDNEVVEKSDEVNDAKYGHYGGGGSHYGGGSHYGGGGSHYGGGSHYGGGHGGHYGGGHYGGGGGHGGHGGASDNGN; encoded by the exons ATGAGTTCCAAAAACGTTTTCCTCATCCTTGGTCTATTGGCCATGGTTCTTGTTATTTCCTCAGAGGTGTCAGCTAGAGAATTAGCTGAGACTGCCACTAATACCAAAGAGG AAGTTGCTGAAAAGTCAAATGAAGTAAATGATGCCAAATATTACGGTGGAGGCTACGGTCATGGAGGCTATGGTCATGGCTATGGTCATGGCTATGGTCATGGAAGCTACGGCCACGGTGGAGGCTACGGTAGTGGTGGTCACTATGGTGGTGGAGGCTATGGTCACGGTGGTGGAGGTTATGGTCATGGTGGTGGAGGTTACGGTGGCGGAGGGTACGGTCATGGTGGTGGAGGTTACGGTCATGGCGGTGGTGGTTACGGTCATGGCGGCGGTGGTGGTTACAACGGTGGTGGTGCTTCCGACAATG AGGTTGTTGAAAAGTCAGATGAAGTAAATGATGCCAAATATGGACACTATGGTGGTGGAGGTAGTCACTATGGAGGTGGTAGTCACTATGGTGGTGGTGGTAGTCACTATGGAGGTGGTAGTCACTATGGTGGTGGACATGGTGGACACTATGGTGGTGGACATTATGGTGGTGGTGGAGGACATGGTGGACATGGCGGTGCTTCCGACAATGGCAACTGA